The Sminthopsis crassicaudata isolate SCR6 chromosome 5, ASM4859323v1, whole genome shotgun sequence genome contains the following window.
TCTTTGCCTGATATTCACATTTTTATGTGAATTCTAGagttttttctgtttatttcaatttattagtGTGAATAATTGATCATTTAGATAAATCCAAGAAGCAACTATGATTTCAAGAAAGGTATAGCAGATTATAGAGAATATGTAAACTGATGAGGATCATTAAACTGCCATTGAATAATGCCATTTAAGCAGCTTCTGCCTCTAAGATATGTCAAGGGACTAATGACAATAAGCCTCTTTTCTCATTGACCTCTATGATGAGCCagcaaagtactttttaaaagtacttattaaagtatcttatctttctttcatttctattccATCCCCTTCACTTTCCACACACACCTGACTCAAGGTAAAAATTTTgttgacatttaaaaaacaatataaactttttatttcaaaaaaaaattcattaattccTGTATAGTTTACCCCTCCCCACCATGCACACCTTTTGTAGAAATAAACTCCCAAATGGTCAGTCTTCTAAAGTATATTTCCAGTTTACCAATCCTGAAGGCATCCAGAAACGTCGGCAATCAAATCCACAAGCCTCAATTGCTGTCAGAAGGCAATTAAGTGTATTAAGGTTTGCAGTGAATGTTTTTATAATGTGCCTCTGAGGCCAGAATATGTAAAAAGGATTTTAGCCTGGAGTAAGAATGGGTGGAACATTTAAGAAGATGAATGAACATTTAAGAACGAATGAAGAATATCACAgaaaatttcttctcttctagTGGAGACTAGTAAGGGCAACATGGTATTTTTCAAAGAGAGCTGGCCTTGGTGCCAGAAAGAACTGGGATCCCAGTGCTGCTTCTGACATAGGCTGGTTGTGGAAACTCTGGACAAATTCCTTAGTTTCTATttccttcactttcctcatctacaaaacaggggtaataatagcacctaactcccaaggttattttgaggatcaatttagctaataattgtaaagtgcttagcacaatgcctggcacatattaaacaccatataaatgataggtattattactatttttattctaattatatCATTACTAAACCTCTCAGCACCCCATtctgctggagaaggaaacagcaaacccaCTCTAGtaatatttgtcaagaaaactctaaaaggcATCATGAATAGTTAGATGTGACAGGAAAATGACTTCAAAAATAATCTTATTCTATTCTCTATGATAAGCTGCAGAGATAGGACCAACTTACACTGATTGAGGAATCCTTATATAATAGTTCCTTACatttatgaaatcacagatctagctTCTATCCCTATCCACAATTAAGCCAGCTCAGGATTACAGAATCCACATTGGAAAAAGCAATTAAGAGAAAAGATTTAGAGTAAGGCTTTTTTCTTCCCCACAATTCTTTGCAAAGCAGCTTTGACTTCCTTATTTCTTAGAGAGTATATCAGAGGATTCAACATTGGAGTGACAAGGGTATAACATACAGAAGCTATTTTGCGTAACTCAGGATTGTTGGGAGGAATGACATAAACAAAAAAGACAGTCCCATAGAGCAAACTCACAACCCCCAGGTGAGAACTACAAGTTGAGAAGGCTTTCTTTCGACCTTCAGAAGAGCGTATTTTCAAGACGGCAGCTACAATATAAGTGTAGGACACCAGGATGACTACAATTGTGGGAAAAATAATGACGCCGGCCAAAGTTAATGACACtattttgtggaaaaaaatatcAGAGCATGAGATTTTTTCCATTGGGTGAGAGTCACAGTAGAAATCATCAATGACTCGAGAGgcacagaaagataaagaaaaggtcATGCttacttggagaatggctgtaaACCAGCCACAAAGATAGGAACCCAACACAAGCTGGGTGCAAAAGCATCTTGACATGCGAACAGTATAGAGCAGAGGAGAGCAGATGGCTATAAAGCGGTCATAAGCCATAGCTGATAAAACAAAACCTTCTGTTACCATGAAGAGGGCAAAGAGGAAGAGCTGGATCATACAACCTGTGAAAGAGATGGTATTTCTCATGTATAAGATATTGGCCATGGCCTTGAGTGCTATAGCAGAAGCACAGGAGAGGTCGATGAAGGAGAGATTGCCTAGGAAGAAATACATGGGTGTGTTCAATCGGGGGTCAGTAAGGATGAGAGTTATAATGCCAGCATTTCCCAGAAAGACCATGCTATAGATAAACAGAAAAAGCAGGAAGAGGAGAGTATGGAGCTCAGGGCGGATTCGGAATCCTACAAGAATGAAGTCGGTCACTTCTGAATGGTTGTCTGCTCCTCTGTCACTCATGGCACATACCTAGTAAGAGGCACAAGCGAAGTCAAaagtcaagtcaataaatatttattaaatgccttctatgtgCTGTGAGATATTGAATTTGGTTTCCAcagagttatgaaaattaaattggagaaatgaaacttaaattagaaaattgaaactcaCAAGGACAGCAAAAAATGGGGTGGTTTTAGACTTGAATTGGAGCATAGTGAACTTAGCCTccataagaatgtaagctcctgggGTGTAGAGACTGGCTATATGATGAGAAGTGGAGATTCACATTCAGTAATTTctataacatccaattaatggagAATCCTGGGAGTTACTTGCTCTTCAGGACAATAAATAAAACACTGCCTTTGCATTTCCAAAAGTGTGTCTACTAACTTgggcacccattcttgcaagaatgtaaaacaaatctttcctgcattcatcagtgagtcagtggagttcttggtaaaaCATTTTGTTTCTTATAGTGCCAAGCACTATACAAAGCTCTGGagatgaaaagaaaggcaaagaagtccttccctcaaggaactcaaaatctttccatTTTGATCCACTGTTGTTGCCATTTCATGATTATAAAAagcctgggaagtaggtactatattattgtccccattttgagaaaactgagatacagaAGTTAAGTGGTTTCCTGGGGGTCACAGAGCAAAATCTGTccaagaacaaatttgaactcagaactttctaactccaggcctagcattctcCATCCATTATGTCATAGTGGAGAGAAACAGCCTCACAGCAGGGAATAGTTAAGTGTTCATATTCTGCTTCTGATGCATGCTACCTGTGTGATCGCAGGAAAGTCAATTAACCTCCTAGAGGTTCAGACAACTCCATGAGATTTCAAATTGCAGATTAAAATACTGACCTATACTGATAGCTATCCTTCATTCAGGAGTTCCCAAaagcaataaaatcacaggtccattcactattgtaagaaacaaaatagtcTCCTGAGAGctccactgactcactgatgaagCAGGAAAGATTCACTTTCCATTCTTGCAATAATGGGTGCCTAGGTGAATAGCTACCTCTTTGAGACTcaaaaggcagcattttatttcctatcctgaagcacaagtccctcctccattaattggatgttacaaaAGTTGCATGCCATGAATCTCCACTCCTCATTACATAGACAGTCCCTGctcccaagaagcttacattctagaaggGGGAATGGTAACAAAGGAAGGTTgagagcaaagaacaaaagatttttttcaaaggtcAGGGCATCATACCTGATTACAAAAGTTAGTCCCTGcccttgattattccttgatgtctttgtgaatttcagttttctaatttgtttcatttctccaatttaattgtcataactagaaaataaatgtccatccatttctcacaatttcccccttttttattatttataatttgttttcaaaCCCTTCAGATCTGACTAATTTTTACATTCCACTTCATGATAAAAGTCTGTTAACTCTTGCACAGATCTCTTTACACAGGATTGATAATTAATCCCGGAattctctgctaattcttctaATAGGAGTGTAACTACTAGGAGTGAAACTACTTCCAATTAAACACatgttcctcctcttcctgccaaTAACCTTTCTAGAGTCATTTATTTTCCCATGCAGTTCTGCTGGGGGTATCTAATTATTCTGTTGTTTCCATCATTGCTTCTCTAGTTTAAGTCATCCAATAATATTTACTCACCAGAGTAGGAATGATCCAAATCCAGAACTAGATTTCTCACCTTGAATTCATCAGTTACTGTCCTTGACTTAATTTTTCCTGATTCAGTCTTACTTTCGTCATTGAATGCCAGGGTAAAAGAAATAGCTAATTGGGTTGATGCATAGGTGCCCACTCAGTTCCCAGCAAAGCAGATTTGAGAGTGCTTCCTCCACAATACCACCCCAGATTTGCTTGGGGTATGCTGATCTGAGAAATTGCCAGAGCTATCCTCAGTTACATTTCAGACTGTGAAACATGCCACTATAATATTTAGATTTTGGAATCTTTCCTCCTGCCATGAGAGGCAAGCTGAGTGATCTATAGAGATGAGGTTAATTTAAAGCACTGCAATTCTCCCCAGGAATGTTATTTTGGGAACAGGAAAAAATCACTCTCATATTCTTCTATATCCAAAGGGAATGGTACTATCTGGGCATGGGACAACCTGTAGCACAGATATAGAGAttgctttttgttctgattctttatAAAGTACTTACCAACTCTTTCCAAACATTGGTGTCTATCACTTGCCttaatttgaatccaaatcttcctaaaAGATCTATACCTACTACCAAAttattctttgatctgcattttctAAATGTCAAGCCATAGTAGCAAACCAACCATTATTCCAAAATGGACACTCAGTTCCATAAATCCTCTTCTTCTTTATCAAGACACAAATACTTATTGTACCTACTTATTTACAGCTATTCAAACCTCTATAATTCTAAAACTTGACAAGCCTCAAACTGAATTGTTTGTGGAATATCTTTCCCAGTAATATTAACTCAAGTTTTAACCCAGTGTCCCCATCCTAGGCCCCAAATGCTACTGCAGCAGGGGAATAGCATTAAACCTACATAACCTCCCCCCCTTCACAGTACTGATGGGCTCTTTACAAGGAACCCACTCAGACACTGAATAGTATGGGTTCATTTACCAATCAGTTTCAGTTCCTTCCCAAACAAATGGGACGCTGTCAAGATccggtcatctctaagttatccttccagcctgccgtcccaactctgtcctagacTTGACtaactctccagacccaatgctgccctcttttatcttcgaagagattgtagtgagaactcaacagggcttgtgagaaacacttcaaccaatgaacttgctccctcagaattccaaaagtgtaaactccctttaaaagcctgaaccaaaggtgtgaattctgagccagagaactgtccagacaacctgagttctcaccttgtaatcctaacaggaccCAAAGTTTTTTGGGGTATGGGGAGATAGtcttatcttctgaaactacttcctgCTGAGAATGGGTTTTGAGCAAGGTTATCCTACAGGGTTCCATTTGAAGGGGCTTGAGCTGATTGAAGATCCAGTGGGTTGAGTCAGATCCCTGAAGCTGGTCAGTATAGCTGCCTAGTACTGACTATTTGAAGATGAATTGCTCAAAGcctaaaggaaaacaaagaaaactagagagagaaaaagagagaaagaaaaagagagagagagagagagagagagagagagagagagagagagagagagagagagagagagagagagagagagagagagtacaagCTCAAAGAGCAACTCCCCCATTCTTGGGAGGTATGCTTATACCTTCCCTGAAAATTCTGTAAATAGACATCATCTCTTTCTTAGAAAGTATGCTATACTCCAAAAGCAATTTTCAGGAAGGGGGAATCCCATCAGAATAATAGAGGTATTCACAAAGTCTTTCATTAACAGTTCTCATTTACCTATTAAAAGCAGGATAGTGATAGAGATGAACCCAGACTTCTGCATGAGGCATGTGTGTAAAGACTCtctatcaggtttttttttttttaaagaaattcctccttttttgtttgttgtagGATAGACTAGGAAAGGCCAATATAATTTGTTCACTAATCAGGTTATAGATCCCAAATTTATCAGTCCCATGTGTCTGCAGGGCACAGCCAAAGCTAGATAAGCAGGATTGTCAAGTTGAAATCCTGCTTTTAGGTATTTCAAGAAAGCACAATGGCCATCATATTCATTAAGCAGTGAGACCATGATGCATTTAATAAATAGGTTTTGAAATAAGCATTTTCATCAGGCACCTTACTTCTTGATCCTAGAACCTTAGGTCAGTTAGTCtatgtgggggagggggggagaggaagcagGGAGATCCCCGAACAAGCCCTGAGGCCATTGAAATCAAAGGAATAAATCTCCTCTGGCTTCAACAGGGTCAACCCAAATTCATAAGGTCTGGATCCCAGACAGAGCCCCcatttgtaagaaacaaaatatcttatcaagaactccactgactcactAATGAATGCAGGAAAGACTTATTTTTGCATTCTTGCAAAAATGGGTGCCTAGTTTGGGattccaaaggcagcattttatttcctatcctgaagcacaagtccctcTCCTGATTTCCCATAAATTGTATGTAACAGAAATTACATGTCATGAATCTCTACCCttcattacatagccagtccctgctcccaaggaacttacattctagaaGGGTGAAGGGTAACAAAGGAGGGCTgagggcaaagaacaaaagattcttttcaaatttcagcCCACACCcctgattacaaaagtcagtTTCTGCCTTTGATTATTCCTAGATATCCTTGGAGGATTTCagtttctaatttaagtttcactTCTCCAATTAAATTTTCATAACTATGGAAAACAAAtgtccatccatttctcacacttCTTCTACCAACTAAATGCAAAATCTGATGCAGGGAAATGCAAAGATTCCTTGCCCTTTCAGAGTTCACCATGTAAAAAACCTACCTTCTGACTCAAAGAATGcagaatgaaacttttttttttgacattgccAATGTGGAAATAttgtttaattaataaaatatgtttgtaatatattttcctgTAGTCTCAATGGGTATGGGGTTGAGGTAAGAAAATTGAGAAGG
Protein-coding sequences here:
- the LOC141542810 gene encoding olfactory receptor 9K2-like, whose product is MSDRGADNHSEVTDFILVGFRIRPELHTLLFLLFLFIYSMVFLGNAGIITLILTDPRLNTPMYFFLGNLSFIDLSCASAIALKAMANILYMRNTISFTGCMIQLFLFALFMVTEGFVLSAMAYDRFIAICSPLLYTVRMSRCFCTQLVLGSYLCGWFTAILQVSMTFSLSFCASRVIDDFYCDSHPMEKISCSDIFFHKIVSLTLAGVIIFPTIVVILVSYTYIVAAVLKIRSSEGRKKAFSTCSSHLGVVSLLYGTVFFVYVIPPNNPELRKIASVCYTLVTPMLNPLIYSLRNKEVKAALQRIVGKKKALL